In Elephas maximus indicus isolate mEleMax1 chromosome 14, mEleMax1 primary haplotype, whole genome shotgun sequence, one DNA window encodes the following:
- the LHFPL6 gene encoding LHFPL tetraspan subfamily member 6 protein isoform X2, translating to MPDSEKQAGDVLCLPLPTGSTPEDKQLSLRLLGLGPPPPTPLLGVAQRGSGRGWAGRQRAEGSRAGRPPPSLCSGSRGREGRGPRKRRAANRRRRCVPRLPKGGLCLRATRRRAPTARPSPAWTRRERALPPPARDPRSGPAGAVRGKGRASRRCTFQPGKDRKLRAARDPGEETAAPAARPPWTIPLTQRKGS from the exons ATGCCAGACTCAGAAAAGCAAGCAGGGGACGTGCTGTGTCTTCCACTGCCCACCGGGAGCACCCCAGAAGACAAGCAACTTTCTCTCCGACTTCTAGGTCTGGGTCCGCCTCCGCCCACGCCCCTCCTAGGAGTCGCCCAGAGAGGAAGCGGCCGGGGGTGGGCTGGGCGCCAGCGGGCAGAGGGGAGCCGCGCCGGCCGGCCGCCTCCGTCGCTCTGCTCCGGGTCCCGCGGGCGCGAGGGGAGGGGACCTAGGAAGAGGAGGGCGGCGAACCGGAGGAGGCGGTGCGTGCCTCGCCTGCCAAAGGGAGGTCTGTGTCTGCGTGCGACCCGGCGCCGCGCGCCCACAGCTCGGCCGAGCCCCGCCTGGACGCGCCGGGAGCGGGCTCTGCCGCCGCCTGCCCGAGACCCTCGCTCCGGCCCGGCCGGCGCCGTGCGGGGAAAGGGACGGGCTTCCCGGCGGTGCACGTTCCAGCCGGGGAAAGACCGTAAGTTGCGTGCGGCCCGGGACCCAGGAGAGGAGACGGCCGCGCCCGCTGCCCGCCCGCCAT GGACCATCCCACTCACTCAGAGGAAGGGAAGTTGA